The following are from one region of the Hymenobacter sp. YIM 151858-1 genome:
- a CDS encoding hypervirulence associated TUDOR domain-containing protein, with product MRKGSRVSWKYGTGSAIGKIEQTFKEPVTRTIKGSEITRNGTADNPAFLIVQDNGDRVLKLKSEVQPVSK from the coding sequence ATGCGCAAAGGCTCACGCGTTTCCTGGAAATACGGCACCGGCTCGGCCATTGGCAAAATCGAACAGACCTTTAAAGAGCCGGTAACCCGCACCATTAAGGGCTCCGAAATAACTCGCAACGGCACCGCCGATAACCCGGCCTTCCTTATCGTGCAGGATAACGGCGACCGGGTACTGAAGCTCAAAAGCGAAGTGCAGCCGGTGAGCAAGTAG
- a CDS encoding amino acid permease, translated as MANIFAKKPLAQLLGEANASGEGALKRTLGAANLVALGVGAIIGAGLFVRTAAAAAQASGPGVTLAFIVAAIGCAFAGLCYAEFAAMIPIAGSAYTYAYTTMGEFVAWVIGWALIMEYALGAATVSIAWSEYLNKLLEVFGTRIPFELCHAPSEGGWINLPALLIVVALSLLLIKGTQESATFNAVIVVVKVAIVLIFIAVGWQFVNPANHTPYLIPENAEPVTNAAGKVVREYTAWNKHGWGGIIGGAAIVFFAFIGFDAVSTAAQEAKNPKRDMPIGILGSLAVCTVLYILFGHVLTGVANWREFADPAKGGEASVAYAIKEHMPGFEWLSTAVTVAILAGFSSVILVMLMGQSRVFFSMSNDGLMPKAFSDLHPKFRTPYKSNLVLLVFVGAFAAFVPGSLAGDLTSFGTLLAFVLVSIGVWIMRRTDPDQPRPFRSPLSSAAFPLVPFLGAAICLLMIVGLDLFTLQVALGWMVLGFIVYFVYGKRNSKLQKGIVVIPTEMEEQAFIEPDPKNA; from the coding sequence ATGGCAAACATTTTCGCCAAAAAACCGCTCGCTCAGCTGTTGGGCGAAGCCAATGCCTCCGGCGAAGGCGCTCTTAAGCGCACCCTGGGCGCGGCCAACCTGGTGGCACTCGGCGTCGGGGCCATCATCGGGGCTGGCCTGTTTGTGCGTACCGCTGCGGCGGCCGCTCAAGCCTCAGGCCCGGGCGTTACGTTAGCATTCATCGTGGCCGCTATCGGCTGCGCCTTTGCGGGCTTGTGCTACGCCGAGTTTGCGGCGATGATTCCGATTGCCGGTTCGGCCTACACCTACGCCTACACCACCATGGGCGAGTTTGTGGCCTGGGTTATCGGCTGGGCCCTGATTATGGAATACGCCCTAGGTGCCGCCACGGTATCCATTGCCTGGAGCGAATACCTGAACAAGCTCTTGGAGGTGTTTGGCACCCGAATACCCTTCGAGCTTTGCCACGCCCCCTCCGAGGGCGGCTGGATTAACCTGCCCGCCCTGCTGATTGTGGTGGCCCTGTCGCTGCTGCTCATCAAAGGCACGCAGGAGTCGGCTACCTTCAACGCCGTTATCGTGGTGGTGAAAGTGGCCATCGTGTTGATATTCATTGCGGTAGGCTGGCAGTTTGTGAACCCCGCCAACCACACGCCGTACCTCATTCCCGAAAACGCCGAGCCGGTAACCAACGCCGCCGGTAAGGTAGTGCGCGAGTACACCGCCTGGAACAAGCACGGCTGGGGCGGCATCATCGGTGGCGCGGCCATCGTGTTCTTCGCCTTTATCGGTTTCGACGCCGTTTCGACGGCCGCGCAGGAAGCCAAGAACCCCAAGCGCGACATGCCCATCGGTATTCTCGGCTCGCTGGCCGTGTGCACCGTGCTCTACATCCTGTTCGGCCACGTGCTGACGGGCGTTGCCAACTGGCGCGAGTTTGCCGACCCCGCGAAGGGCGGCGAAGCCTCGGTGGCTTATGCTATTAAAGAGCACATGCCCGGTTTCGAGTGGCTGAGCACCGCCGTTACGGTGGCTATCCTGGCCGGTTTCTCGTCGGTTATTCTGGTGATGCTGATGGGCCAGTCGCGCGTGTTCTTCTCCATGTCGAACGACGGCCTGATGCCCAAGGCTTTCTCCGACCTGCACCCCAAGTTCCGCACGCCCTACAAGTCGAACCTGGTGCTGCTGGTGTTCGTGGGTGCTTTCGCGGCCTTCGTGCCCGGCTCCCTGGCCGGCGACCTTACCTCGTTTGGTACGCTGCTGGCTTTCGTGCTGGTATCGATCGGCGTGTGGATCATGCGCCGCACCGACCCCGATCAGCCGCGCCCGTTCCGTTCGCCGCTCTCGTCGGCTGCTTTCCCGCTGGTGCCTTTCCTGGGTGCCGCCATCTGCTTGCTGATGATCGTGGGCCTCGACCTGTTCACGCTGCAGGTAGCGCTGGGCTGGATGGTGCTCGGCTTCATCGTGTACTTCGTGTACGGCAAGCGCAACTCCAAGCTGCAGAAGGGCATCGTGGTAATCCCCACCGAAATGGAGGAGCAAGCCTTTATCGAGCCCGACCCCAAAAACGCCTAG
- a CDS encoding Spy/CpxP family protein refolding chaperone — translation MKKMLLLLTVAALGFTTAQAQNPASANAGTPNPGNYQGRGQGQGRFSPEQRADLQTQRLAKQLSLTADQQTKVRAIFLAQANEMETLRGQMTPGNPDGRQALGQKMQEARTRTDEQLRGVLSPEQFAQYQAKREDQMENRLERREEMKDAKVKAKGDKVKVKADKGKSKVKAD, via the coding sequence ATGAAAAAGATGCTTCTGCTGCTGACGGTTGCGGCCCTCGGCTTTACCACTGCTCAGGCCCAAAACCCCGCCAGCGCGAATGCGGGCACGCCCAACCCCGGCAATTACCAGGGCCGCGGGCAGGGCCAAGGCCGTTTCTCGCCCGAGCAGCGCGCCGATCTGCAAACCCAGCGCCTTGCCAAGCAGCTCAGCCTCACGGCCGATCAGCAAACCAAGGTGCGCGCCATCTTCCTGGCGCAAGCCAACGAAATGGAAACCCTGCGCGGCCAGATGACCCCGGGCAACCCCGATGGCCGGCAGGCCCTAGGTCAGAAAATGCAGGAGGCCCGCACGCGTACCGATGAGCAGCTGCGCGGCGTGCTCTCGCCCGAGCAATTTGCCCAGTACCAGGCCAAGCGCGAAGACCAAATGGAAAACCGCCTCGAGCGCCGCGAAGAAATGAAAGACGCCAAGGTGAAAGCCAAAGGCGACAAAGTGAAGGTGAAAGCCGATAAAGGCAAATCAAAAGTGAAAGCCGACTAA
- a CDS encoding MBL fold metallo-hydrolase, with translation MSPLPSSQPFRIHQFYDKGLAHASYAVLSGGRMAVIDPARDPQPYYDFADEQDAKIVAVIETHPHADFVSSHLEIAEETGATIYVSKLVKASYPHKPFDEGDRISVGQVELHAINTPGHSPDSICILLIDELGGTRAVFTGDTLFVGDVGRPDLREDEAVGGHKREELAAQMYDSTREKLMTLPPTTKVYPAHGPGSLCGKTTSTDLDSTIGKELKTNYALQPMSRDEFVRVLLEDQPFAPKYFGRDVQINKQGAPAFEDSVRSVQHLQSHTPLEAGVPIIDTRPAAQFRQGHLPGAINLMDGGKFETWLGSILGPKEPFYLVADSQIALDTVIRKTAKIGYESNIKGALLTPRELPATSPEVDVEQVRQHPEQFTIVDIRNRTEAKQPVFDNALLIPLPELRERAHEVPADKPVLVHCAGGYRSAAGSSILKAVLPNVPVYDLGEAITEFQKQAVH, from the coding sequence ATGAGTCCCCTGCCTTCCTCACAACCCTTCAGGATACACCAGTTCTACGACAAAGGGTTGGCCCACGCCTCTTACGCCGTGCTCAGCGGCGGCCGCATGGCCGTCATCGACCCGGCCCGCGACCCGCAACCGTATTACGACTTCGCCGACGAGCAAGACGCCAAAATCGTGGCCGTCATCGAGACGCACCCGCACGCCGACTTCGTCTCGTCGCACCTGGAAATTGCTGAGGAAACCGGCGCCACCATCTACGTGAGCAAGCTGGTGAAGGCCTCTTACCCGCACAAGCCTTTCGACGAGGGCGACCGGATTTCGGTAGGGCAAGTGGAGCTGCACGCCATCAACACGCCCGGCCACTCGCCCGACTCCATCTGCATTTTGCTGATCGACGAGCTGGGCGGCACCCGCGCCGTATTTACCGGCGACACGCTGTTTGTGGGCGACGTAGGCCGCCCCGACCTGCGCGAAGACGAAGCCGTGGGTGGCCACAAGCGCGAGGAGCTGGCCGCGCAGATGTACGACAGCACCCGCGAAAAGCTGATGACCTTGCCGCCCACCACCAAGGTATACCCGGCGCACGGCCCCGGCTCGTTGTGCGGCAAAACCACCTCCACCGACCTCGACTCGACCATTGGCAAGGAGCTGAAAACCAACTACGCCTTGCAGCCCATGTCGCGCGACGAGTTTGTGCGCGTGCTGCTCGAAGACCAGCCCTTCGCGCCCAAGTACTTCGGCCGCGATGTGCAGATCAACAAGCAAGGCGCGCCGGCGTTCGAGGACTCGGTGCGTTCGGTGCAACACCTGCAAAGCCACACCCCGCTCGAAGCCGGCGTTCCGATTATCGACACCCGTCCGGCGGCGCAATTCCGCCAAGGCCACTTGCCCGGCGCCATCAACCTGATGGACGGCGGCAAGTTTGAAACGTGGCTGGGCTCCATCCTAGGTCCGAAAGAGCCGTTTTATCTGGTGGCCGATTCGCAGATTGCCCTCGACACGGTTATCCGCAAAACCGCCAAAATCGGCTACGAAAGCAACATCAAAGGCGCTCTGCTGACTCCGCGCGAGCTGCCTGCCACCTCGCCGGAGGTTGATGTGGAGCAAGTACGCCAGCACCCCGAGCAGTTCACCATCGTCGACATCCGCAACCGCACCGAGGCCAAGCAGCCCGTGTTCGACAACGCCCTGCTGATTCCGCTGCCCGAGCTGCGCGAACGTGCCCACGAAGTGCCCGCCGATAAGCCCGTGCTGGTGCACTGCGCCGGCGGCTACCGCTCGGCCGCGGGTAGCAGCATCCTGAAGGCTGTGCTGCCCAACGTGCCGGTTTACGACCTAGGCGAAGCTATAACCGAGTTTCAGAAGCAGGCTGTGCATTAA
- the sbcD gene encoding exonuclease subunit SbcD has protein sequence MRVLHTADWHLGQRFISGHERTEEHRHFLEWLVRTVQEQRVEVLVLAGDVFDTGSPSSAALELYYSFLVQLRQTNCRDVVIVGGNHDSPATLNAPARLLRHLRVHVVGCVPDCFEEQVLILDDAQGQPALVVCAVPFLRDRDVRLSLPGETAEAREARIKQGIADHYARVAECEQVWQHKANGLPVLATGHLYAAGGSASDSERTIHVGNLGQVTADHFPDCFDYVALGHLHRPQRVGGREHIRYSGSPIPLSFSEIHDPKQVLLLEFKGTGCPTIETIAVPTARRLVRFHGDLEEVLTQLAAYDNAELPLPAWADVEIRSEIGQLEVAEQLLKVIEKLDRKQIEVLARRHFRIVTLRPLGETEAEPLTRSLHDFSEREVFERRLEGEPEDGREQLLRTFDELVELMHTN, from the coding sequence ATGAGAGTCCTGCACACCGCCGATTGGCACCTAGGCCAACGCTTCATCAGTGGCCACGAGCGCACCGAGGAGCACCGCCATTTCCTGGAGTGGCTGGTGCGCACCGTGCAGGAGCAGCGCGTGGAAGTGCTGGTGCTGGCCGGCGACGTGTTCGACACTGGCTCGCCCTCCAGCGCCGCGCTCGAGCTGTACTACTCCTTTTTGGTGCAGCTGCGCCAAACCAACTGCCGCGACGTGGTGATTGTGGGCGGCAACCACGACTCGCCGGCCACGCTCAATGCCCCGGCCCGCTTGCTGCGCCACTTGCGCGTACACGTGGTAGGCTGCGTGCCCGATTGCTTCGAGGAGCAGGTGCTGATACTCGACGACGCCCAGGGCCAACCCGCGCTGGTGGTGTGCGCTGTGCCCTTTCTGCGCGACCGGGACGTGCGCCTCTCATTGCCCGGTGAAACCGCCGAGGCGCGCGAAGCCCGCATCAAGCAGGGCATTGCCGACCACTACGCCCGCGTGGCCGAGTGCGAGCAGGTGTGGCAGCACAAGGCCAACGGCCTGCCCGTGCTGGCTACCGGCCACCTCTACGCCGCCGGCGGCTCGGCTTCCGATTCGGAGCGCACCATACACGTGGGCAACCTAGGGCAGGTCACGGCCGACCACTTCCCCGATTGCTTCGACTACGTGGCCCTAGGTCATTTGCACCGCCCGCAGCGCGTGGGCGGGCGCGAGCATATCCGCTACAGCGGCTCCCCCATTCCGCTGTCGTTTTCCGAAATCCACGACCCGAAGCAGGTGTTGCTGCTCGAATTCAAGGGCACCGGCTGCCCCACCATCGAAACCATTGCGGTGCCCACTGCCCGCCGCCTCGTGCGCTTCCACGGCGACCTGGAGGAAGTACTTACGCAACTAGCCGCCTACGACAACGCCGAGCTGCCCCTGCCCGCCTGGGCCGATGTGGAAATCCGCTCCGAAATAGGCCAACTCGAAGTAGCGGAGCAGCTGCTGAAAGTCATCGAAAAGCTCGACCGCAAGCAGATTGAGGTACTGGCCCGCCGGCATTTCCGCATCGTAACGCTCCGGCCCCTAGGTGAAACCGAAGCCGAGCCGCTCACCCGCAGCCTGCACGACTTCTCGGAGCGCGAAGTATTCGAGCGGCGGCTGGAGGGCGAGCCGGAAGATGGCCGCGAACAGCTGCTGCGCACCTTCGATGAGCTGGTGGAGCTGATGCACACCAACTAG
- a CDS encoding endonuclease domain-containing protein has product MQYNLSSVSAWQMRRQPTLAEAVMWQHLRGKRLGFRFRRQNVIDRFIADFICIPAKLIVEVDGGYHNQPEQNTYDEGRTHNLATLGDTVSRFSNEEVLHQPDSVVAQIRQHLA; this is encoded by the coding sequence TTGCAGTATAATCTAAGCAGTGTATCGGCCTGGCAGATGCGCCGCCAGCCTACTCTGGCTGAGGCGGTGATGTGGCAGCATTTGCGAGGGAAGCGGTTAGGTTTTCGCTTCAGGAGGCAGAATGTGATTGACCGCTTCATTGCGGATTTCATCTGCATACCCGCCAAGCTTATTGTTGAGGTTGATGGTGGTTATCATAACCAGCCAGAGCAAAACACTTATGATGAAGGCCGTACCCACAATCTGGCAACGCTGGGCGACACCGTCAGCCGCTTTTCCAACGAAGAAGTGCTGCATCAACCCGACTCTGTAGTAGCACAAATCCGACAGCATCTGGCGTAA